The following are encoded in a window of Conexivisphaerales archaeon genomic DNA:
- the cas7b gene encoding type I-B CRISPR-associated protein Cas7/Csh2: MSEIAQRSEFLFLYDTRMANPNGDPDENRPRIDPYSGKNLVTEYRLKRTIRDYLYNAGKPIFIREDLKPDGSRKTIEELASNFITETTTEIKGEKNEQKAVDKDALIRGHIDVRLFGLLFAVGGIHFKQVGPVQFAIGRSLNVVQEIQVRNTRVVPTKEDVQGGTFGEKNILKYSLICFHGFLNQAVAKDVGLTEQDIKDMMEAMWYGTNNLSTTSKYGQISRLLVRVIYNEDRAYIGDLDKTLRLNKTSDLEDISQAGLDISAFLTLLENNRKVIRKVQYAVKDDLTVVMEGKEINADVMIKDWSSRSGVAVENLFPRD, encoded by the coding sequence ATGTCAGAAATAGCACAACGCTCTGAGTTTTTGTTTTTATACGACACGCGAATGGCTAACCCAAATGGGGACCCCGATGAGAACAGGCCTAGAATAGACCCCTATTCAGGGAAGAACCTTGTTACCGAGTACAGGCTGAAGCGTACCATACGAGACTATCTATATAATGCAGGCAAACCCATCTTCATCAGGGAGGACCTCAAACCAGATGGTAGCAGAAAAACCATCGAAGAGCTGGCAAGCAATTTCATCACCGAAACGACAACTGAGATTAAGGGTGAGAAGAATGAGCAAAAGGCAGTGGACAAGGATGCCCTTATCCGAGGACACATCGATGTAAGGCTCTTTGGCCTCCTATTTGCTGTAGGGGGAATTCACTTTAAGCAGGTAGGACCTGTGCAGTTTGCCATAGGACGCTCACTGAACGTTGTACAGGAGATCCAGGTGAGGAATACACGCGTCGTCCCAACAAAAGAGGATGTACAGGGAGGGACGTTTGGTGAGAAGAACATACTGAAATATTCGCTCATCTGCTTCCATGGTTTCCTCAACCAAGCAGTGGCAAAGGATGTAGGCCTGACAGAACAGGACATCAAAGACATGATGGAGGCGATGTGGTATGGAACCAACAACCTTAGTACCACCTCCAAGTACGGTCAGATCTCTCGGCTACTTGTCAGGGTGATATACAATGAAGACAGGGCATACATCGGAGACCTTGACAAGACTCTGAGGCTGAACAAGACTTCAGACCTAGAGGATATCAGTCAGGCTGGCCTAGATATCTCCGCCTTTCTAACACTCCTTGAGAACAATAGGAAGGTCATCCGCAAGGTCCAGTATGCTGTTAAGGACGACCTAACGGTGGTCATGGAAGGCAAAGAAATTAACGCGGATGTAATGATAAAAGACTGGTCCAGCAGGAGCGGTGTCGCCGTAGAAAACCTATTCCCAAGGGACTGA
- the cas5b gene encoding type I-B CRISPR-associated protein Cas5b has product MGRRVVVFDVWSDYAYFRRPYTTTAALTFNFIPRSAMEGLVGALLGIRSDRVYETLSSAKLALGIRNPVRKISFTTSHIHSDFWNVMKAYLENREGRGNYTSLVSLELLVEPRYRFYLDDSSIEQALVDSLSQHRTFYTPYLGTSTMIANFAYVGCFEYVEQKRDASVESVVPFAERLPDLEVVPGAQYSIEEDIPSRIDSDRNLKSSYSALYNPLGGSVTLRNSVVNTFIDQEGEHNIVFLPA; this is encoded by the coding sequence ATGGGTCGCAGGGTCGTCGTGTTCGATGTGTGGTCCGACTACGCATACTTCAGGAGGCCCTATACCACCACAGCGGCACTGACATTCAACTTCATCCCGAGGAGCGCGATGGAGGGGCTGGTTGGTGCGCTCCTCGGGATAAGATCAGACCGCGTGTATGAAACGCTCTCTTCGGCCAAGCTAGCACTAGGCATCAGAAACCCTGTCAGAAAGATCTCATTCACAACTTCGCACATACACTCGGATTTCTGGAACGTTATGAAGGCCTACCTAGAGAACAGGGAGGGCAGGGGCAACTATACTTCCCTTGTCAGCCTCGAACTCTTAGTCGAACCCAGATACAGGTTCTACCTAGACGACTCTTCAATAGAACAAGCTCTAGTCGACTCACTCTCGCAACACAGGACATTTTATACGCCGTACCTCGGTACAAGCACCATGATAGCCAACTTTGCCTATGTTGGATGCTTTGAATATGTCGAGCAGAAGAGGGATGCCAGCGTCGAGTCCGTGGTACCATTCGCCGAGCGCCTCCCAGACCTTGAAGTCGTCCCAGGCGCGCAGTATTCAATCGAAGAAGACATTCCCTCTAGGATAGACTCGGACCGCAACCTAAAGTCATCTTACTCCGCATTATACAACCCGCTTGGGGGCAGTGTAACTCTCAGGAACAGCGTAGTAAATACCTTCATCGACCAAGAGGGAGAACACAATATTGTCTTCCTACCAGCTTGA